Proteins encoded together in one Candidatus Methylomirabilota bacterium window:
- a CDS encoding DUF72 domain-containing protein, whose amino-acid sequence MVVEIRIGISGWRYAPWRGTFYPRGWPQRRELEYAARHVNSVELNGSFYSLQRPEYFAAWYDAVPPGFRFAVKGGRFITHMKRLIGVETPLANFFASGVLRLRDKLGPILWQLPPTQPFDEARLDAFFRLLPRDTRAAAALARRHDRRVPRVWLRTDARRPVRHALEVRHASFRDARLVALLRRHRIGLVVADTAGRWPFMEDVTADFVYARLHGDSELYVSGYTDEALAVWAQRVRAWAAGETPRGAALTAPPAPPRAAGRDVFVYFDNDAKVRAPFDATALAARLGLGERLVFPERARRARGAPRARRPGGTMRSGGRAS is encoded by the coding sequence ATCGTGGTCGAGATCCGCATCGGCATCTCCGGATGGCGGTACGCGCCGTGGCGAGGCACGTTCTACCCGCGCGGCTGGCCGCAGCGGCGTGAGCTGGAGTACGCGGCCCGGCACGTCAACTCGGTCGAGCTGAACGGCTCGTTCTATTCGCTGCAGCGGCCCGAGTACTTCGCGGCGTGGTACGACGCGGTCCCGCCCGGCTTCCGCTTCGCGGTGAAGGGCGGCCGCTTCATCACCCACATGAAGCGGCTCATCGGCGTCGAGACGCCGCTCGCCAATTTCTTCGCGTCGGGCGTCCTCCGGCTGCGCGACAAGCTCGGCCCGATCCTCTGGCAGCTGCCGCCGACCCAGCCGTTCGACGAGGCGCGGCTCGACGCGTTCTTCCGGCTGCTGCCGCGCGATACGCGCGCGGCGGCCGCGCTGGCCCGACGGCACGATCGTCGGGTGCCGCGGGTGTGGCTGCGAACGGACGCGCGGCGGCCGGTGCGTCACGCCCTGGAGGTGCGCCACGCGTCGTTCCGGGACGCGCGCCTGGTCGCGCTGCTGCGACGACACCGGATCGGCCTGGTCGTCGCCGACACCGCGGGGCGCTGGCCGTTCATGGAGGACGTCACCGCCGACTTCGTCTACGCGCGCCTGCACGGTGACTCCGAGCTGTACGTCAGCGGCTACACCGACGAGGCCCTCGCGGTCTGGGCCCAGCGGGTGCGCGCGTGGGCCGCGGGCGAGACCCCGCGTGGGGCCGCCCTGACCGCACCGCCCGCGCCGCCGCGGGCCGCCGGGCGCGACGTCTTCGTCTACTTCGACAACGACGCGAAGGTGCGCGCGCCGTTCGACGCCACCGCGCTGGCCGCGCGGCTCGGCCTGGGTGAGCGGCTCGTCTTCCCGGAGCGCGCCCGCCGCGCGCGAGGAGCACCGCGGGCGCGACGCCCCGGGGGTACCATGCGATCAGGAGGACGCGCGTCGTGA
- a CDS encoding MFS transporter has translation MSGPIAPSSLRRDARVIGLIGMAHFFSHFFQLSLPPLFPVLKEVFGVPYLALGAAMSLFYASSGVGQTLSGFLVDRVGALRVLLGGMALLSLSIALAGVAPSYWMLLPVALLAGLGNSVFHPADYSILNASVEPRRIGRGYSVHAISGNLGYAVAPGAVVGLTAHFGWRAALVGVGLAGLVVVLVLAAQRRAFGVLGPAPRGPGSVVGDVRMLLTAPILAAFAYFALIATAVIGVQIFGVTTLMRMYDTPLAEATAALTAFLVGGAAGILAGGVLADRVRRHDVVAATGLLVAAGLMIVLATGAVPAALLPLLLGVTGCCYGVTGPARDMLVRAATPPGASGKVFGFAYSGLDLGSCLTPLAFGWLLDHADPRLLFLAVALLMVCTIATVVQVRRTAQPAAVSA, from the coding sequence GTGTCCGGTCCGATCGCTCCCTCCAGCCTGCGTCGTGACGCCCGCGTCATCGGTCTCATCGGGATGGCTCACTTCTTCAGCCACTTCTTTCAGCTCTCGCTGCCGCCGCTCTTTCCGGTGCTGAAGGAGGTCTTCGGCGTGCCCTACCTGGCCCTGGGTGCGGCCATGAGTCTGTTCTACGCCTCGTCCGGCGTCGGGCAGACGCTGTCCGGCTTCCTGGTGGACCGGGTCGGGGCGCTGCGGGTGCTCCTGGGCGGCATGGCCCTGCTGTCGCTGTCCATCGCCCTGGCCGGCGTCGCGCCGTCGTACTGGATGCTGCTGCCGGTGGCGCTGCTGGCCGGCCTCGGCAACAGTGTCTTCCATCCCGCCGATTACTCGATCCTCAACGCTTCGGTGGAGCCGCGCCGGATCGGCCGCGGCTACAGCGTGCACGCCATCTCGGGCAACCTGGGCTACGCGGTGGCCCCCGGCGCGGTCGTCGGCCTCACCGCGCACTTCGGCTGGCGGGCCGCGCTGGTGGGCGTTGGCCTGGCCGGCCTCGTCGTCGTGCTGGTGCTGGCCGCGCAGCGCCGGGCCTTCGGCGTCCTGGGCCCGGCGCCGCGCGGCCCCGGGAGCGTGGTCGGCGACGTGCGCATGCTGCTGACCGCGCCGATCCTGGCCGCCTTCGCCTACTTCGCGCTGATCGCCACCGCGGTGATCGGCGTGCAGATCTTCGGCGTCACCACGCTGATGCGCATGTACGACACGCCGCTGGCCGAGGCCACCGCGGCCCTCACCGCGTTCCTGGTGGGCGGCGCGGCCGGCATCCTGGCCGGCGGGGTGCTGGCCGACCGCGTCCGCCGTCACGACGTGGTCGCCGCGACCGGTCTCCTCGTCGCGGCCGGCTTGATGATCGTGCTCGCGACCGGCGCGGTCCCGGCCGCCCTCCTCCCGCTGCTCCTCGGCGTCACCGGCTGCTGCTACGGCGTCACCGGACCCGCCCGCGACATGCTGGTGCGCGCGGCCACCCCGCCGGGCGCCTCCGGCAAGGTGTTCGGCTTCGCCTATTCCGGGCTCGACCTGGGCTCCTGCCTCACCCCGCTGGCCTTCGGCTGGCTGCTGGACCACGCCGACCCGCGGCTGCTCTTCCTGGCCGTCGCGCTGCTGATGGTCTGCACCATCGCCACCGTCGTCCAGGTTCGCCGCACCGCCCAGCCCGCCGCCGTCTCCGCCTGA